The Neodiprion lecontei isolate iyNeoLeco1 chromosome 2, iyNeoLeco1.1, whole genome shotgun sequence genome segment TTAGTACTCGGTTTCccgtttttctctttcatcttTTGATCACTGTCACTGTGTGTGATTAAACTCGATCAGTGGCCACATTTATGATTATAACGCGAACCATTTTTACGAAGTATTTTCCATTTCACCTCTCTTATCATTCTCTTCGACAAAATGAATTATGaaacaatattattcaattggACCAGTCCCCTGATTTGCCAAAATTTGGGCTAATTTAAACGAGCTGAAAATTCGTAATAAAAGTatacgaaaagaaaatgaaacaaaactgatctaaataaattgaaacgaatgaaaaatggcAATAATTTATGGCGCTGCTGtgacaaaatttcattcactTTCCGTGATAAAATTACGACTTATAAAATATGGgtgaaagggaaaaaaaaaaagtgatttgaGAAAATGAACAAATGTGTGCAGGTGTGGGTGATTAAAAccgtgaataaaattaacatgATTAATTATCGATGTCTACGCGTAATAAAAGACTAGTAGtttagtttaaaaatgaatgttagcgaaaaataatttctgaaTCCATTCGACTGGAAATACTTTTGTATCCTTCAAACTGATCTAGAACTGTTTCGATTTCGTTTGTATTCGAACAAATGGTCGCTTCACTCCATCGCTTTGACCTGTGCCATTACTTTGCCTTCCCACAGCGGCAAAACTTCGGAGTCGTTCGTTATTTCTTCCTGGATCACTTTCACATCTAGATCTTTGCATGATGTTTTGAAGAAGTACCtgcaaagaaaaatgaacaaaatatgATTATAGTTAAGTGATGGGATAAACACGAATATGCACTGCCTGCAAagtagaaaatttggaataaagTAGAAATGTTGTAAtatcgtaaaataaaaatacaagtgTCACGATTAAAGTTTCGATAAGAAATATCTATCACTTCATAGAAATAATGATTTCTATTGTTTGTTCAAGTTCCCAATCAAACGATTGAATATTCCCTGCAAAAATTAAGTGTACATCaataaagacaaaaataagAGAGAAATACAATTAACTTGTAGGAAGGATACAAGGTTTTCTTTTTAGTATCTATACGCATGCTTTAgatgtttattgtttttcttcgattAAAATAAACTTACCGATAGCTGCCCTTCTTTAGTAGACAATCCTTGAACTGTTTCAAAGTGATATTACGCCCAGGAATTTTGGTCATATAAGGGAGTTGTTCGTCACAGAAACTGAACACAACGGTGGTGAAATCTGCCGGATCTTGTCTACTCTTCCTCAATGTCGATTGGTTAGATTGGATGCAGGATGGATTTAGATTAGTCGGTTCACACGACAGCTTACCACTATTTGGGTAACGTTGTCTACTACTACCACCTCTCGCTCTGTCCTCTTCCATCAACCTTCTTCTGGCTTCTTCTAGCTGCGTAGCCTGTTGACaagaattatatataaaattttctacctCAGTGCCTCGTTGATTcatataaattgtaaaaatatcatGATATCGGCTCTCACTGTATGTGGTTGCGGCAGAGGAGGCATTCCAGGATCGGCGACAAAAGGTTGGGCAGGAACGCCCCAAGTCTCCCTACTACTTCTCTCTAAAGAGCCGCTTCGTGAACCGTACTTCTTTCCATGTCGACCGTGCTTAGAATCAGGTTTCTTATCAGATTCTTTCAACCAAGACAATAGGCGACTGTCTTTGCTAGCAACTAACGGAGGTGCATCGCTCACCACGCTCACACCGCTGTCAGTTAATTCAGTCATTGATTTTTTAGAAGATGTCGATCTTCTACTTATATCGCACCTTCGAGGTCTCTGATCGTGAgctacaaaaataaataaataaataccagCTATCAAGCATACTCTTGAATAATGATACTTCTCATAACTCAGGATATTCAAATTTGAGAATTAACGATTTTCAATAAGAACTGAGTAGCGAAAGATTGCCAAAATTAGCAAGGTATCATCGTAATTCAAAGCTTTCGATAAACGAAATATGTGATATAggaataacaaaagaaaaataatagagTGAACAGGTTTTGGTGCTGGTGCATTGATTATATGTTGTTACatcgtttatttttagtttatattcaatataaatatttgtcaGGGATCTATTTATTCCAGTAAATATAACAAAAGATTCTTACATGGTGGGTAAAGATCCGGTTTATTCAGTGATTCTGCATAATCAGATGGGATGGATTTAGATTTTGGCAAATGCGATCCTAGAGAGCTCATTGAACCAGCTCCCAACAAATCGCTGCCTTCGGGaaaatcgtgaatatttcCGCTGTCCGCCGAAAATGTAGACGAaccatctttttcttttttttgtttgtatgATCGTTGATGAGGATAATTGTGCAGCAGTCCTCGCCTCCTTTCAGGAGAATGGGGTCGAGGTGAGGCCAGGCCAGGCGATCTCAACGGAGTTAAATCTGACCAAACCCTGGATACGTGTTGATCCAGAATAGCTTGATCACTGTCGTCTTCGACCAAAAGCTTTTCTCTAATGGCGTCGGCCAGCGTTCTTGCCCCGCCGGTTAGAGGCTCCTTCATCGCATCCCCGCCAATTATTTCCCCATCTTGCAAATGCCTGTCTAATTTCTCCTGCGTCTCGCGCGctctttttacattttctaatttctctATCAAGACTTGGGCAAAAATTTCCGGCTTTAAAGAACGTGTTTGGTCGCGAGGCACTCGTTGCGTTCTAGGGATAACCGTGCAGTGTACCATCGGATCACGGTTCAGATTCGCCGACTCTTTCATTGCTCTGCATTGTCGCATGTATTGCTTTTTACTACTGCGTGGCCTTCCTATCGACATACCATCGctgtaataaaagaaaatgattgtTGTAATACTATACGCTGGAATGCAAGTAGACTGTGacttgcatttttttttttatttagttttttaACGACAATGTTTCGTGGAATATCGCAATCTTTCGTCTAGTTACCATCGATGATGAATTCTTAAAAATCATATTTGCTTACACATACtgacaaaataattattatggGCAGATAATTCTAGTGATAAAATTATAAGCAGCTATAAAAACATGCTGAAAACTAATATACGCGCAGTTTTACTAATTTGTGCAGTAAATATTTACTCAAATACTACCATATTAATGATAGATTCTATCATTaaaatacaatatattttatctgTAACGTATTCCAGGCAGCTTTCTAGATGCTTCGGCACCTCAGTGGCTAAGCAATTCGGGGACCCCTGAGAAATCCGGATTATTAGATTTTCCAGACCATGATGTACAATCCCTGTGATGATCCTTATAAATAATAGGATACTTATTTAGATTATACCGTTTGTTGAGCAGCCATTCGACCAAAGCATTTTGTTGTCGACGAGTGAAAACTGGTTGGTCCACAACGCACTGAGTAGACCAACCAAAAAGTCTATGAGCTCTATCCATACTGTTCGAATTATACATGTTAATCAACTATTTATTAATGCACTGAAAAATCTTTCCAAGATAATACGAAAAGCAACTCCTTCACTGCATAATCCAAGCCATAAATCTTTCAACAGCAATCACGGGGTAATGATCAAATACAAACTAAACTTCTTTTTGTCATAGTCTCGCCGCATATCAGTTCTAACGCAACTGATATGTTATCTCTCGCACAGTAAAATGATACCAACATTAGATAACTGGCAAAATCATCGTCGTAGATGAAAAAGAgagataacaattttttagcATGCATAATATTTCTTGTTTAAATAATGTACTTACCGCTTATAGATATCAACATCCAAGCCTTATCCAGTTTCAGAACACAATCGTAAAGTATAAAAGTTTTGCAACTCAGCTtcgatgcaattttttttacttaaaaaaaaaagcaaaccaACGAAACTTTGTTGAATGAGTTTCAAACTAGTTGTTAATCGGTTCGAATAAGTCGTAGAATTGTGCAAATATTTCTATACCTTGCGATGCGTGTTGTAAttaaaaggaaagaaaaaaaggaaaaaataaacttacaCAGACGAGTCGGTGAGCGACATATTATCGGATTCTGTCCGGGCGTCACTGCTCAAACTCTGCAGTTCAGAATCCTGCCTTGAAACTGGGTTGTAGGACGAATATTGAGCGTGTAACCTGTTGGCTGGCACGTGGTAAGGACTAGCGCCAGCTTGGAAGTAAATGCTACGCAAACGCCACGCAAAATGCCAAACAAAACaaatgggaaattaaaaacaaaacgcgcaAGGTGCAGCGGTATCGACtaagtaaaaaatcaaatgaaaggTATATTCTGTACTACAGGATTCTAAGCGGCATCGTgtaaaacaaattcaaatttgcagaaaaaaaagagataatTTTATATGGATGAAAACAAACAACTAAATATATACTTAAAAAAGTATGAAAGCGGTCTATAAAAAAACTAGCAATAAATCGAAGAGGAGGATAATTTACTTGTAGTTCTCGATCTACTCGCTAATTCGATTATTACCAAGATCTAAAATAGTTTACAAACTACATGTAAAATATACTCCGCTTAATCAGCTTCAAATTTAGAGTATGCAAACTTTCAGCATTGCAAAAGCTCTCAAATAAGTGTAacttaaaaagaaaaaaagaaaataaaaaactcgCACAGCATTCTACTTTCAGATGATtggtaaaaatgaatcatttGGATATTCACAATATAGATAATACCTCGAAAGGGTATCGAAGCTggtttgaaaatgattaaacGTATGGgcagatgtaaaaaaaaacatattcaatCTTACCCAGCATAGGCCTCTGGCTTAGGCCGCAGTTCCATCGCTCTTGTTTGTTGAGTCGCCATGAGAACATCCCTGGTCAGTCTTAATTCGCCAGCCCTCAATTCCCCAGGTGTTTCACTAGCCGAATGCGAAGTGTGAGCCGAACTAATGAATTCGCTGTCTTCGTGGAGAGTCGGTAGCAAGGTTGGCCCGCAGGATACAGACATTTCCCGACTCGACCCGGAACTGGTACAACTACCAGAATCCGGGTTTTGATAGGATTGAACGTACTGTAAGTACATTTCGGATTTGAGGAAGTTTGGGTAAGTGGTTTCGTTGATAAGGTGTTCGACTTCCATCTGAACATTGTCGAACACCTTTCCGTCGACTCGGCCTTCTTTGACGCGGCGGTTAGCTTCTTTTCTAACATCTTCCGGCACCAGTAGCTGCAAGTTGAGAAAGAATCTGCAAAGGCAGAGTTTTTAGCTGTGATAAAAAAGCTTCCGGACAATTGAACAAATTTATCGATCGATACGCTGAAATCAAACAATCCTAGGCTACCTTCTATAAATA includes the following:
- the LOC107225059 gene encoding axin isoform X1 codes for the protein MSGPRHSEAHCFNENSPRPPVPGEETGSRVSRLRQQSQALTPRRSSLAYTTASVPCDGSAPLGFEPEGSCGGTCMESVSPPACLRWARNLHSLLQDPEGIALFRKYLDQEGRPHAEPLNFWYACEGLKNHHDPDTIHQLVKLIYRRFFLNLQLLVPEDVRKEANRRVKEGRVDGKVFDNVQMEVEHLINETTYPNFLKSEMYLQYVQSYQNPDSGSCTSSGSSREMSVSCGPTLLPTLHEDSEFISSAHTSHSASETPGELRAGELRLTRDVLMATQQTRAMELRPKPEAYAGIYFQAGASPYHVPANRLHAQYSSYNPVSRQDSELQSLSSDARTESDNMSLTDSSVDGMSIGRPRSSKKQYMRQCRAMKESANLNRDPMVHCTVIPRTQRVPRDQTRSLKPEIFAQVLIEKLENVKRARETQEKLDRHLQDGEIIGGDAMKEPLTGGARTLADAIREKLLVEDDSDQAILDQHVSRVWSDLTPLRSPGLASPRPHSPERRRGLLHNYPHQRSYKQKKEKDGSSTFSADSGNIHDFPEGSDLLGAGSMSSLGSHLPKSKSIPSDYAESLNKPDLYPPSHDQRPRRCDISRRSTSSKKSMTELTDSGVSVVSDAPPLVASKDSRLLSWLKESDKKPDSKHGRHGKKYGSRSGSLERSSRETWGVPAQPFVADPGMPPLPQPHTATQLEEARRRLMEEDRARGGSSRQRYPNSGKLSCEPTNLNPSCIQSNQSTLRKSRQDPADFTTVVFSFCDEQLPYMTKIPGRNITLKQFKDCLLKKGSYRYFFKTSCKDLDVKVIQEEITNDSEVLPLWEGKVMAQVKAME
- the LOC107225059 gene encoding axin isoform X2; this translates as MSGPRHSEAHCFNENSPRPPVPGEETGSRVSRLRQQSQALTPRRSSLAYTTASVPCDGSAPLGFEPEGSCGGTCMESVSPPACLRWARNLHSLLQDPEGIALFRKYLDQEGRPHAEPLNFWYACEGLKNHHDPDTIHQLVKLIYRRFFLNLQLLVPEDVRKEANRRVKEGRVDGKVFDNVQMEVEHLINETTYPNFLKSEMYLQYVQSYQNPDSGSCTSSGSSREMSVSCGPTLLPTLHEDSEFISSAHTSHSASETPGELRAGELRLTRDVLMATQQTRAMELRPKPEAYAGDGMSIGRPRSSKKQYMRQCRAMKESANLNRDPMVHCTVIPRTQRVPRDQTRSLKPEIFAQVLIEKLENVKRARETQEKLDRHLQDGEIIGGDAMKEPLTGGARTLADAIREKLLVEDDSDQAILDQHVSRVWSDLTPLRSPGLASPRPHSPERRRGLLHNYPHQRSYKQKKEKDGSSTFSADSGNIHDFPEGSDLLGAGSMSSLGSHLPKSKSIPSDYAESLNKPDLYPPSHDQRPRRCDISRRSTSSKKSMTELTDSGVSVVSDAPPLVASKDSRLLSWLKESDKKPDSKHGRHGKKYGSRSGSLERSSRETWGVPAQPFVADPGMPPLPQPHTATQLEEARRRLMEEDRARGGSSRQRYPNSGKLSCEPTNLNPSCIQSNQSTLRKSRQDPADFTTVVFSFCDEQLPYMTKIPGRNITLKQFKDCLLKKGSYRYFFKTSCKDLDVKVIQEEITNDSEVLPLWEGKVMAQVKAME